The Microcoleus sp. FACHB-672 genomic interval ATTAATAAAATTGCTGAGATGGCGCTGGCAAGTCAATTGCACGATGCGGGAGAATTAGAAGTTCGGATTAAGACCGATCTCAACAAACTCGCACGGGGAGAAGTTGAGTCAATTGCAATCAAGATCGCTGGCTTATTAATGCAAGCAAATTTGCGCCTAGAAGAATTGCAGCTACAAATTAATCGGGTTACGGTTAAGCCTTTTAGCGCCCTGTTCGGCAAAATTGAACTGACGCATCCTTCCGATGGCACTGTTCGTGCTGTGATCAACGAGGATAGTCTCAGCCACGCCCTTAACAACCAATCTTCCTCCAAAAATTCTCGACAAAATCAAGGTTTTGATGAGAGGAAAATTAGCGGAATTCACGTTCAGCAACTGCGGTGTTTTTTCCTAGCCGATGGTCATATTGTTTTTAACTGCGAAGCAATTTTGGAAAAAACAAATCAAGCTCAATCCGTTGCCTTCACAGCCTTACCAAGCATCGCGATGGATGGGCGAAAAATTGTCCTCCAAGAGGTGCGTGATGTGGAAGGGAAGGAACCTCCAACCGGATTAGCAGCAGCTTTGGTGGCCCAGGCAAGCGAAATTTTAAGTTTGCCTGAGTTTGAGGAAAAAGGAATGTCTTTGCAATTTCAGGAACTCGAGCTAGCAGCCGGCAAGTTAACTTGGCAAGCTGCCGCCCACATTGAGCAATTTCCATCCGGTTAACCGGCTTATTAAAACTTTATTGGGGTGGCTCTATGACACACTTTGGTATTATTTGCCCGCCGTTTCCGGGGCACTTAAATCCCCAGGCAGCCTTGGGACGAGAGCTGCAAAAACGCGGTCATCGCGTTACTTTTTTGCAAATTCTTGATATAGAACTTAAAGTGCGCTCAGAGGGACTGAACTATTGGCCAATTGGGCAGTCTCTTTACCGGCCCGGTTTTCTGGCTGAAACTTGCGAGCAACTTGGTAAATTGAGCGATCTGGAAGCGCTGCGCTACTCACTCGATTTTTGCCGGCACATTACTGAAATTATCTGCGAAGATGCCCCAGGCGCGATTAAGGAGGCGGGGATTGAAGTGTTGCTCGTCGATCAGCTCGAACCTGCCGGTGAAACAGTTGCAGAATTCCTTGGTATTCCTTTTATTTGCGTCTCTTGTGCTCAGGCGATGCACCGCAGAGCAGATGTTCCCCCGTTTTTCACCCCCTGGAGTTATCAAAATAGTTGGTGGGCGCGGCTTCGCAATCTGGCGGCTTATTATATGCTAGACCGCAGCAGCCAACCGATTCTGCAAACGCTCAATCACTATCGGCAAGCCTGGAAACTGCCGGCATACCGCAACTTGTATGCCTCTGCTGCCCGACTAGCCCACATTAGCCAGCAGCCGGCTGCCTTTGATTTCCCCAACCCCAATCTGCCGGCGCACTTCCATTACACCGGGCCATTTCGCAATGCCTCACCGCGATCAGTTTCTTTTCCGTTTGAACAGTTAACCGGCCAACCTCTGATCTACGCTTCACTGGGCAGTTTGCAAAACACGAAGCACGAACTTTTTCACACCATTGCCGCTGCTTGCGAAGGACTGGATGTGCAACTGGTGATCACGCATGGCGGTGGGATGAATGCAGAAGCCGTTCAACAACTTCCCGGTTCCCCATTAGTGGTTGAGTACGCCCCCCAAATGGAAGTGCTGGCTAAAGCGAGCTTAACCATTACTCACGGGGGACTGAACACGGTGCTCGATTCCCTCAGCTACGGCGTTCCCCTCGTTGCCATTCCCATCACCTTTGAACAGCCTGGAACCGGCGCACGAATTCGCTGGACGGGGACTGGGGAAGTGATTGCTGTATCGAGCTTGAGCGTTCCCACTTTACGAGCAACGATTCAGCGGGTGCTGACAGAAGATTCTTACTTAAAAAATGCCTTGCGGATCAAGCAAGCGATCGCTCAAGCCGGTGGGGTAACACGAGCTGCTGATATTGTTGAGCAAGCTGTTAAGGCTGAGCGTCCAGCGCTAAAGCAGGCTGCTTTAGGGGCTAGGAAATAGGGGAAGGGGGGAGAAATACAGACAGCGTTTGTGGAGCCGGCATCCTATCTGGTTGGTATCCCGCCTTTGTGTTTATCTCGATACTTTATTATCTTTGAGCGCAAACGTTCGCCGGAATACCCACTGCATTACGCCAGGAAGCAAGCTATAAGCTGCCTTTGACATATTTGCCGAACCCACAATTACCTCAGCCCGCTTATTTTTGACTCCATCCCAAACGGCTTTGGCGACATCTTCCGGTTTCTCCACGACGGGAACGCTTAGCACCTGCTTCACCTGATCGTGACGTGCTTGAGTGTCTTGCTCATCTGTGCCGCGAAAAATCGCCCGTTCCAAAAAATTACTTTTGATTATATTGGGATAAATTCCACAAACATGAATGCCTTTGGGTGCTAGTTCCCCGTGCAGTGCTTCTGTTAAGCCGGTGACGGCATATTTGCTCGTAGAGTAAGGCACTAAATAAGCAATGGGAACTTTGCCGCCGATGGAACTAATATTAACAATCGTGCCGGTTCCTCGTTCGATAAAATGCGGCAATAGTGCGTGAATTGTGTGAATATATCCCCAAAGATTGAGGTCTAAGCAGGAGTGCCAATCCTCTAGGGAAAACTTGTCTGCCGGCCCAGATATGTATAAACCGGCATTATTGATCAGCACGTCGATTTTGCCAAATTGCTCTAATGCCTTATGGATCAGCGCACTCACCTGCACGGAATCGGTGACATCAGTAGGGACGGCAAGTGCGGAACGTCCGAGCAACCGCACTTCGTCGGCTGCCGCTTCCAATCGATCCGCGTGACGCGCTGCTAATACTAAATCGTACCCTTCACGAGCAAACTGAAGCGCGGTTGCTTTCCCGATGCCTTCTGAAGCACCCGTAATTAATACTGTGCTAGCCATACTCCTTATCCTGAAAATCCTATTTTATTATCTTAGTTTATTCAAAATCGTTAAATATAAACTCTAACTTTTGTCGGATGTTTCACCGTAATTTCAATCCGTAGTTAGAGCCAGAATAAAAAAGATTTGCTAGCCTTTTACCGGCAAGCGTCATGAAATTTGTAAAAGCTGCAAACCTCGAGCCGGTTTAAGCGGAACATAGCAGTGTGCTTTTTAACACAGTTTTCTCAATAATGATATCATCCGTAAGGAATGCGGGGAACTTAAACTGCCGGCAGATAATCAGGGCTGGAGGGAAAGCTAGAATTAAATCACAACTCAATTGTAAATAAATGTAAATATGCTATTCTGTCATAAGGGGATTGAAGCTGCCGGTGCATAAAAAATACTAAGGTCAAGCCCAAGTTTCTTATTTTTGTAAAAATCGGCTATAAAGGATTCTTATTTTTGCTTATCTGGAAAAATTACTACAGATAAAGCTATGTTTTAGAGCATTGTGGCGATAATATTTTATTGCCTATTGCGCCGTCTTGTCTTGATGATCAGGTTCGTAAATTTTCACTTTTAAGCTACACGGAGTCAAAGTATGATTCAGCTCGATAGAGCCTCCCTGCCACCCGTAGAAATTTCTTCAAGCGTTAACACTAGAATATCCCTGCCACCCATAGAAATTTCTGCAAACGCTAAAAATGAAGAGGGAAGCAAGGGAATTTTAATCGCTTTTGCGATGATTGCGCTATGGGCAAGCAGCCTAGTTTTCTTGTTTTACCTGGATCTTTCCAAAGTTCCCGTGTGGTTGGTGTTGCCGGCTATCCTTTGGCAGACTTTTATGTATACGGGCTTATTTATTATTTCGCATGATGCCATGCATGGCGCAGTCTTTCCTCAAAATCGCAAAATTAACAATTTTATCGGTTCAGCAGCCGTCTTTGTTTACGCACTGTTTTCCTATAAAAAGTTATTGAAAAAGCATGGAGTACACCACCAACATCCGGCAACTGAACTCGATCCCGATTTTCACAATTTAAAGCACAAAAACTTTTTTGCGTGGTATTTCCATTTTATGATGGGTTACACGACTTGGAAGCAAATTATTGGATTA includes:
- a CDS encoding SDR family NAD(P)-dependent oxidoreductase; this translates as MASTVLITGASEGIGKATALQFAREGYDLVLAARHADRLEAAADEVRLLGRSALAVPTDVTDSVQVSALIHKALEQFGKIDVLINNAGLYISGPADKFSLEDWHSCLDLNLWGYIHTIHALLPHFIERGTGTIVNISSIGGKVPIAYLVPYSTSKYAVTGLTEALHGELAPKGIHVCGIYPNIIKSNFLERAIFRGTDEQDTQARHDQVKQVLSVPVVEKPEDVAKAVWDGVKNKRAEVIVGSANMSKAAYSLLPGVMQWVFRRTFALKDNKVSR
- a CDS encoding DUF2993 domain-containing protein; translation: MRETAGLGEQAINKIAEMALASQLHDAGELEVRIKTDLNKLARGEVESIAIKIAGLLMQANLRLEELQLQINRVTVKPFSALFGKIELTHPSDGTVRAVINEDSLSHALNNQSSSKNSRQNQGFDERKISGIHVQQLRCFFLADGHIVFNCEAILEKTNQAQSVAFTALPSIAMDGRKIVLQEVRDVEGKEPPTGLAAALVAQASEILSLPEFEEKGMSLQFQELELAAGKLTWQAAAHIEQFPSG
- the crtW gene encoding beta-carotene ketolase CrtW → MIQLDRASLPPVEISSSVNTRISLPPIEISANAKNEEGSKGILIAFAMIALWASSLVFLFYLDLSKVPVWLVLPAILWQTFMYTGLFIISHDAMHGAVFPQNRKINNFIGSAAVFVYALFSYKKLLKKHGVHHQHPATELDPDFHNLKHKNFFAWYFHFMMGYTTWKQIIGLMVLFNIVRSVTHIPEINLELFWGLPSLLSSLQLFYFGTFLPHREPKGGYTNSHRAQSSEFSVFWSFVTCYHFGYHQQHHENPNVPWWKLPEIYKNSKQQPAS
- a CDS encoding glycosyltransferase, with translation MTHFGIICPPFPGHLNPQAALGRELQKRGHRVTFLQILDIELKVRSEGLNYWPIGQSLYRPGFLAETCEQLGKLSDLEALRYSLDFCRHITEIICEDAPGAIKEAGIEVLLVDQLEPAGETVAEFLGIPFICVSCAQAMHRRADVPPFFTPWSYQNSWWARLRNLAAYYMLDRSSQPILQTLNHYRQAWKLPAYRNLYASAARLAHISQQPAAFDFPNPNLPAHFHYTGPFRNASPRSVSFPFEQLTGQPLIYASLGSLQNTKHELFHTIAAACEGLDVQLVITHGGGMNAEAVQQLPGSPLVVEYAPQMEVLAKASLTITHGGLNTVLDSLSYGVPLVAIPITFEQPGTGARIRWTGTGEVIAVSSLSVPTLRATIQRVLTEDSYLKNALRIKQAIAQAGGVTRAADIVEQAVKAERPALKQAALGARK